The sequence below is a genomic window from Candidatus Deferrimicrobium sp..
TCGGGCAGACAGCCTGGCAGACCCCGCAGAAGGTGCAGGCCGGCGTCTCCCACCGCGGCTCGATCCACCCCTTGATCCCGACGTCGTTCTCCTCGGCCTTCATGCAGTTGTTGACGCACCCCGAGATGCCGACCTTGAACTTGTGCGGCACCGGATTGCCGTAAAGTTCCCTGTCGACCGCCTCTGCCAGCTCCGGGGAATCGATCACCCCGCTCGGGCAGACGCGGCACCCCTGGCACGCCGTCACGGTGCGGACCGTGGGGCCGCAGACCCCCACGCCGACGCCGGAGGTTGCGAGGAACTCCTTCAGTGCCGCGAGGGCGTCCTGCGGTACGTGGGGAATCTCCACCCCCTGCCGGGTGGTCAGGTGGATCTCCCCCCGCCCGAACCGGTCCGCCGCTTCCTGGATCGCCCGGAGCTGCGGCGTGGCGAGTCGACCGCCGACCACGTGGAGGCGGACCGAGAAGAGCCCGGCCTCCGACTGGCGCATCATCCCGCCCTTTTTCAGCTCCT
It includes:
- a CDS encoding 4Fe-4S binding protein; its protein translation is MSEAAFKELKKGGMMRQSEAGLFSVRLHVVGGRLATPQLRAIQEAADRFGRGEIHLTTRQGVEIPHVPQDALAALKEFLATSGVGVGVCGPTVRTVTACQGCRVCPSGVIDSPELAEAVDRELYGNPVPHKFKVGISGCVNNCMKAEENDVGIKGWIEPRWETPACTFCGVCQAVCPTKAIATSEDGRALIIDPTLCIGCGDCITSCPTGSMREEIRGYRIFAGGKFGRRPSLGKRILGVLRTKEEAMAAILAVLDFFRIHGKPGERFGDTLQRTGFPALETFIKVGVGRP